A single window of Jiangella alkaliphila DNA harbors:
- a CDS encoding FtsB/FtsL family cell division protein, whose amino-acid sequence MSAAERAYAPVAAPRRPALRSVPGRASRAPRAPFVVLVLLVLGIGLIGLLVLNTALQQGAFELGELQSTTDELRDRQTDLADRVAARSAPDSLAEQADRLGMVPAEDAPTFLDVAPGADAAAGGGAG is encoded by the coding sequence ATGAGCGCCGCGGAACGCGCCTACGCACCCGTCGCCGCGCCGCGCCGCCCTGCGCTGCGCAGCGTGCCCGGCCGGGCCTCCCGCGCACCGCGCGCTCCGTTCGTCGTGCTGGTCCTGCTGGTGCTCGGCATCGGCCTGATCGGGCTGCTGGTCCTCAACACCGCGCTGCAGCAGGGCGCGTTCGAGCTGGGTGAGCTGCAGTCGACCACCGACGAGCTGCGCGACCGCCAGACCGACCTCGCCGACCGCGTCGCCGCCCGCAGCGCACCAGATTCTTTGGCCGAGCAGGCGGATCGTCTTGGCATGGTGCCGGCCGAGGACGCGCCGACCTTCCTGGATGTGGCCCCGGGTGCTGATGCGGCTGCGGGCGGGGGTGCTGGCTGA
- a CDS encoding peptidoglycan D,D-transpeptidase FtsI family protein, which produces MPDSSRGGSGRRRGTQEDSRGTRGARSGTSATRAGAPKPPRKSAAKPARKSAAKADPKPARKPAARPSSLDDAWSSTPRPSRTGRPAAQGAKPARAARPARTPRPAKPAASVVKRRTPAKQPKRPKAPKPPKPPRTVRLADPRKRLRATLVGVCVILSLFGGRLIQLQGIDASTYAAVANTIGLKTVPVRADRGVILDRDGDPLASTVEAYNVVVDQTQVANPAAYALQLEGILGTGAADLQRDLTGDDQYVVVARGVPGATWRQIQGLGLAGFTAETAAAREYPAGTVAGNVVGFLGADGLGLTGLEQSMDQTLAGTDGEATYQFSPGGIRIPNSSANHVTQPEAGTGLRLTLDSDVQWNTEQVLAEAVANAGAADGVAVVMDVDTQEIVALASTPTFDPGDPSTTDAADRGSAAVEDAYEPGSVFKPITMSAVVDQGLADHTTEFSVPDSIRRDGETIHDYYSHGEDQMTLAGIVAKSSNVGTVLAAETLDKDVYNDYLRRFGFGTAPDLGLPGETGGRLPSGDDFTDLTRDNVAFGQGISVSAVQMASAYATIASGGVRVDPRLVAATIGADGRETPVEPSAPERVISEETAAEVTLMMEAVMGEGGTGKPALVDGYRIAGKTGTAQRVDPECGCYADYNSSFMGFAPADDPQYVVVVSLFDPQNGNSGSALAGPAFADIMRFALEQGGVAPTGTEAPQVPLFGE; this is translated from the coding sequence GTGCCTGATTCTTCACGGGGTGGGTCCGGCCGCCGCCGGGGTACTCAAGAAGACAGCCGGGGGACCCGAGGAGCCCGTAGCGGCACGTCGGCGACCCGTGCCGGTGCGCCGAAGCCGCCGCGCAAGTCCGCCGCCAAGCCAGCCCGCAAGTCCGCCGCCAAGGCCGACCCCAAGCCGGCCCGCAAGCCCGCCGCGCGCCCGAGCTCGCTCGACGACGCCTGGAGCAGCACGCCGCGCCCGTCCCGCACCGGCCGTCCCGCCGCCCAGGGCGCCAAACCGGCCCGGGCCGCGCGTCCGGCCCGCACCCCCAGACCGGCCAAGCCCGCCGCCAGCGTCGTCAAGCGGCGCACGCCCGCCAAGCAGCCGAAGCGCCCCAAGGCGCCGAAGCCCCCGAAGCCGCCGCGCACCGTCCGGCTGGCCGACCCGCGCAAGCGGCTGCGGGCCACGCTGGTCGGCGTCTGCGTGATCCTGTCGCTGTTCGGCGGCCGGCTGATCCAGCTGCAGGGCATCGACGCGTCCACGTACGCCGCCGTCGCGAACACCATCGGGCTGAAGACGGTGCCGGTGCGGGCCGACCGCGGCGTCATCCTCGACCGCGACGGCGATCCGCTGGCCAGCACCGTCGAGGCATACAACGTCGTCGTCGACCAGACGCAGGTGGCCAACCCGGCCGCGTACGCGCTGCAGCTGGAGGGCATCCTCGGCACCGGCGCCGCCGACCTGCAGCGCGATCTCACCGGCGACGACCAGTACGTCGTCGTCGCGCGGGGGGTGCCGGGGGCGACGTGGCGGCAGATCCAGGGGCTCGGCCTGGCCGGGTTCACCGCCGAGACCGCGGCCGCCCGCGAGTACCCGGCGGGCACCGTCGCCGGCAACGTCGTCGGGTTCCTCGGCGCCGACGGCCTGGGCCTCACCGGCCTGGAGCAGTCGATGGACCAGACCCTGGCCGGGACGGACGGCGAGGCGACGTACCAGTTCAGCCCGGGCGGCATCCGCATCCCGAACAGCTCGGCGAACCACGTCACCCAGCCCGAGGCGGGCACCGGGCTGCGGCTGACGCTCGACAGCGACGTGCAGTGGAACACCGAGCAGGTGCTCGCCGAGGCGGTCGCCAACGCCGGCGCGGCCGACGGCGTCGCCGTCGTGATGGACGTCGACACGCAGGAGATCGTCGCGCTGGCCAGCACGCCCACGTTCGACCCCGGCGACCCGAGCACGACCGACGCGGCCGACCGCGGCAGCGCCGCCGTCGAGGACGCCTACGAGCCGGGCTCGGTGTTCAAGCCGATCACCATGTCCGCCGTCGTCGACCAGGGTCTGGCCGACCACACCACCGAGTTCTCGGTGCCCGACAGCATCCGGCGCGACGGCGAGACCATCCACGACTACTACAGCCACGGCGAGGACCAGATGACGCTGGCCGGCATCGTGGCGAAGTCGAGCAACGTCGGCACCGTCCTCGCCGCCGAGACGCTGGACAAGGACGTCTACAACGACTACCTGCGGCGGTTCGGGTTCGGCACGGCGCCCGACCTCGGACTGCCCGGCGAGACCGGCGGCCGGCTGCCCTCCGGCGACGACTTCACCGACCTGACCCGCGACAACGTCGCGTTCGGCCAGGGCATCTCGGTCAGCGCGGTTCAGATGGCGTCGGCGTACGCGACGATCGCCAGCGGCGGCGTGCGGGTCGACCCGCGGCTGGTCGCGGCGACCATCGGCGCCGACGGGCGCGAGACGCCGGTGGAGCCGTCGGCGCCCGAGCGGGTCATCAGCGAGGAGACGGCCGCCGAGGTCACGCTGATGATGGAGGCCGTCATGGGCGAGGGCGGCACGGGCAAGCCGGCCCTGGTCGACGGCTACCGCATCGCCGGCAAGACCGGCACCGCGCAGCGGGTCGACCCCGAGTGCGGCTGCTACGCCGACTACAACTCCTCGTTCATGGGCTTCGCGCCGGCCGACGACCCGCAGTACGTCGTCGTCGTGTCGCTGTTCGACCCGCAGAACGGCAACTCGGGCAGCGCGCTGGCCGGTCCGGCCTTCGCGGACATCATGCGATTCGCCCTCGAGCAGGGCGGCGTCGCGCCGACCGGCACGGAGGCGCCGCAGGTGCCACTCTTCGGCGAGTGA